TCGGCGATGACGGCCGAGATACCCGGGCCGAGGTGCACCGCGCCGTCGCGCAGCACGGCGTCGGCGAGTTCGAGGGCGGGTTCCAGACCGGTGCCGCGCATCGTGGCGGCGGGTACGCCGCCGACCTCGACCTGCGCCTCGGGCACACCGGGCACGGTTGCGTCGGCGACCCGGAACGCCCAGACGGCAAGAGCGATGACGTCGTCACGCGCGCCGGCCACCACGTCGCTGTGCACAAACCCGAGGTCGTACGGCACCAGGAAACGCACCGTCGCGGTGCTCAACTCGACCTGTGGCACCGGATCGGTGGCGCTGGCACGACGCACCCGGGCCACGTATCCGGCGCGTTCGGCCCGCCGGGCGACAGCGAGCAGCCGGGTGCCGATCCGGGCGGCGAGCACCTCGTCGGTGAACGATCCCGGCGACCAGTCGAGCACCGCCGCAGCACGCTCGCCAGCGCCCCGACCACCTGCGGCGACGCCTGGGTCGACGTCGTCACCGGCGTCGGTGCCGCTGCCCTGCCGTTGATAGGTGAGTATGAGCGCGACCAGGTGTCGACAGGTTCCGATGGCGCCGCAGTTGCAGCTGCCGGTGTCCAGCCCGCCGGTGGGCAGGCTGGTGACGATGGCATCGGCGAAACGACCGCGTACGGTGCCGTCCGGGTCCAGCTGTACCGTCGGCGGGGCCTGGTCGACCTCCTTCGCCGCACGCTTGACCAGCCCTCGGTTGGTGAGCGCGGCAAGCGCCTCGGGAGTCAGGGCCAGCAGGTCGGGGCGCGACCGGGGCAACACCTCGGGGCTCATCCGCCGACCGTCTCGGCGACGAAGTTGGTCAGCTCGCCCGGGGTCATCGCACCCACTGAGGCACCGACGTCGGCCAGTCGCTGGGCGGTCTCCCGGTCGTACGACGGGTTCGCCTGTTCGTCGAGCGCGGCCAGGCCGAGGACCCTGGTGCCCTGGGAGACGAGGTCGCGGACGATGCGTACCAACCGTTCCTCGTCACCGCCCTCGTAGAAATCCGTGATCAGTACGACAATGCAGCGACGGGGCTGTTCGATCAGCTGGCCGGCGTAGTGCACCGCCCGGGCGATGTCCGTGCCCCCACCGAGCTGCACCTTCATCAGCAGCTCGACCGGGTCGTCGACGTCGCTGGTCAGGTCGACGACATCGGTGTCGAAGGCCACCAGATGTGTCCTTACACCGGGCAGACCCCAGAGGCAGGCCGCCGTGACCGCGGAATGGATCACCGAGTCGGTCATCGAGCCGGACTGGTCGACCAGGAGGATGACCTGCCACTGGTCCAGGTGCCGGCGGGCCCGCGAGATGAAGTACGGCGTCTCGATGAACAGTCGCCGCTCCTCGGGCCGGTAGTGGCCGAGGTTCTTCCGGATCGTCCTGGTCACGTCGAAGTTGCTGGCCTGCTTGAAGCGGCTCGGGCGGCGTAGGCGCGTACCCGAGAAAGCCTGCCG
The Micromonospora pisi DNA segment above includes these coding regions:
- a CDS encoding VWA domain-containing protein, whose translation is MTDRAVETAPTVSEQVQGEHASGPDSGGRPGAPDPTLERWRLVLGAAGSPCLGGQPMSVEAAARDAALDWLYGRDEELNRRDIRTGGSGPSMLATVDWLDEINRLFPKETIERLQRDAVERYEIFDVVTDPDVLRRVEPNPALLRAVLRTKHLMNPEVLTLARQLVETVVRQLVEKLATEVRQAFSGTRLRRPSRFKQASNFDVTRTIRKNLGHYRPEERRLFIETPYFISRARRHLDQWQVILLVDQSGSMTDSVIHSAVTAACLWGLPGVRTHLVAFDTDVVDLTSDVDDPVELLMKVQLGGGTDIARAVHYAGQLIEQPRRCIVVLITDFYEGGDEERLVRIVRDLVSQGTRVLGLAALDEQANPSYDRETAQRLADVGASVGAMTPGELTNFVAETVGG